The genomic window GCGCAGTGACAAATTAGGTTATAATGCACCTATTGAAGTTTATGATAAAAAATATTACCGGTACGTAGATGATTCCTACTCCATTACCGATATTCCTTTGACTGAAAATGACATGAATGTACTATCTGAAACGGTTGAGATGTTAAAGCAGTTTAAAGATTTCTCTTTGTTCTCTGAACTAGGTGGTATCATTCAAAGATTGGAAGACAAAGTGTATACAGAAAAAACGCATCAATCTGCAGTTATACATTTAGATAAAAACGAAAAGCTTAAAGGATTGGAACACCTTGATGTATTATACCAGGCCATTTTGAAAAAAATGGTTTTAAAAATAACCTATCAATCATTTAAAGCTGAGAAACCTTCAGTTATAACTTTTCATCCATTTATTTTAAAGGAATTTAATAATCGGTGGTTCCTGATAGGAAAAACATCTACTAAAAAACCCATCTTAACGTTTGCATTGGACAGAATTATAGGCATTGATTATGATTCATCTCTCAATTATCTGGACGAAAACTTTAACGGAGATCGTTACTACAAAGATGTAATCGGAGTCACGGTATCTAATACCCGAGCCGAACGTATTCAATTCTGGGTTAATAAAAGCAATGCTCCTTATGTATTGACCAAACCCTTCCACCGCTCGCAACGTCTTATACAAGAAACTGAAAACGGATGCATCTTTAATATACTCGTACAGGTTAATTTTGAATTAGAACGAATGATCCTCGGCTTCGGAGATGCTATTGAAGTTTTAAAACCAGCGAAATTAAGGAGGCGGATTCAAAACAAATTAAAAATTGCTCTGGAACGTTATGAGGATTGAATGGACATGATTTAAGGTCAATTTACATACAGTATTTTAAGCCTTCTTATAATCCAACCACTTAAACCATACTGCTTTCCCATGAGCCAATACTCCCCTACCATCTTTTAGCCGAATCCAGAAAGTTAAAGCAAAACCAATACCCAGGCATGCTAGTGCTACACCTACAATATGCAGGGGTACCATCATAAAATCAGGATTCAGCATAATCAGCATAATAATTAAAGTGGATAATGGAAAAGATAAAGCTAGTAGATTGATCGCTGTAGCACTTTCAAATGTTTTTTCTTTTCCAACTTCTCTTTTTTCCTTTTCGCTAATACTGGCAATATGAGCATACGGCCAAAAACTACAGGCACTTAGGGAAAAAGCTAATATCCAAAGTACATCTTCCCTTACCGATAGCTGCATAACCCAAATTACCCCGGCACTGATAAGCATGACAATGCCCGCGCGAATGATTAAAACCGAAAGAAGTTTAATACATTGTTCTTTTCGGATTTTCACCGCTAAACCTATAAATATCATCACTAAAGGAGTCATCAAAAAACTCAACTTTTGTAAGGTACTTTGTGCAAGTATAGGTAAATTCCTAAAGGAAAAACCAAAACTCATCAAAGCGAGAGCGACTAAAATTAATAAGGTCACAGGTTCTGAAAATAAGGTAACCAATAAAGATTTTAATTTCCCTTTTTCCGATTCTCTATGAGAACTTTGCTTAAAATACCATCGTGTAGCAATACTGTATAAAATAATTAATACAAACACTTTATTACCTAAGTCCGCCATTGCAGCCTTAGCCAGGTATTTTTGACCTAGAAGTTCAGCAATAAAGGGAAAACATGATAAACCCGGGGCTAATGACGGAATCATCAGACGCATAGTCCTGTAATCCGGGCTGTCTTTTTTAAAACCCACCAAAGGTAAAATAA from Aquimarina sp. ERC-38 includes these protein-coding regions:
- a CDS encoding helix-turn-helix transcriptional regulator, with the translated sequence MALNKNALIRYKTIDKCLQNNNRKWTLDNLIDACSDALYEYEGRDVNVSKRTIQLDIQMMRSDKLGYNAPIEVYDKKYYRYVDDSYSITDIPLTENDMNVLSETVEMLKQFKDFSLFSELGGIIQRLEDKVYTEKTHQSAVIHLDKNEKLKGLEHLDVLYQAILKKMVLKITYQSFKAEKPSVITFHPFILKEFNNRWFLIGKTSTKKPILTFALDRIIGIDYDSSLNYLDENFNGDRYYKDVIGVTVSNTRAERIQFWVNKSNAPYVLTKPFHRSQRLIQETENGCIFNILVQVNFELERMILGFGDAIEVLKPAKLRRRIQNKLKIALERYED
- a CDS encoding AEC family transporter — its product is MDATVQKTILFGIFIGIGFLLKRKFNSKAEIQGLKKIILNLALPATIFIALMGIDIDPELLGFPLIALGINLLLFYLFPFILPLVGFKKDSPDYRTMRLMIPSLAPGLSCFPFIAELLGQKYLAKAAMADLGNKVFVLIILYSIATRWYFKQSSHRESEKGKLKSLLVTLFSEPVTLLILVALALMSFGFSFRNLPILAQSTLQKLSFLMTPLVMIFIGLAVKIRKEQCIKLLSVLIIRAGIVMLISAGVIWVMQLSVREDVLWILAFSLSACSFWPYAHIASISEKEKREVGKEKTFESATAINLLALSFPLSTLIIMLIMLNPDFMMVPLHIVGVALACLGIGFALTFWIRLKDGRGVLAHGKAVWFKWLDYKKA